Proteins from a genomic interval of Toxotes jaculatrix isolate fToxJac2 chromosome 5, fToxJac2.pri, whole genome shotgun sequence:
- the LOC121182412 gene encoding protein Bouncer-like codes for MGSQRKNSLDFNQLGPHWFLTSILVAAALVLPALTLDSLLCYYCPLQHKGNSCANITSQCLPDQRCSSSRGRYGSIHILSAQGCVDSGLCGSHEIISYRGVNYNVSHTCCCKDNCNGSPKSDANLKKILGMITDKTNHTSITDVLTEEPLDSCANYTSLKTATLPATA; via the exons ATGGGATCACAAAGAAAGAACAG TCTGGACTTCAATCAGTTGGGACCACACTGGTTCCTGACCTCCATCTTGGTGGCTGCAGCCCTGGTCCTCCCAGCTCTGACTCTGGACAGCCTGCTGTGTTATTACTGTCCTCTGCAGCACAAAGGCAACTCCTGCGCCAACATCACAAGCCAGTGTCTGCCTGATCAACGCTGTTCCAGCTCGAGAGGTCGCTACGGCTCCATCCACATCCTGTCTGCTCAGGGCTGCGTGGACAGCGGACTCTGTGGTTCCCATGAAATCATCTCTTATCGGGGGGTTAACTACAACGTCAgccacacctgctgctgcaaaGACAATTGTAACGGCTCGCCAAAGTCTGACGCCAACCTGAAGAAGATACTGGGGATgatcacagacaaaacaaatcacaccAGCATCACTGATGTTCTTACAGAGGAACCTCTGGATTCCTGTGCAAATTACACATCATTAAAGACCGCCACATTACCTGCCACTGCATGA
- the LOC121182176 gene encoding uncharacterized protein C3orf18-like, translating into MEEEKEMHFNHTTPHISPLKPKPGFAAYYAFIPVALLILLGCVVALVYMRKKWRSDELRHRLIPLYSYDPSEDWRDSSREAEEEELVEPLYKEGKLAFSPGYGTKR; encoded by the exons atggaggaggagaaagaaatgcACTTCAACCACACTACTCCCCACATTTCACCCCTAAAACCTAAACCTGGATTTGCTGCTTACTATGCATTCATCCCTGTTGCACTACTCATACTACTGGGATGTGTAGTTGCATTG GTGTATATGAGGAAGAAATGGAG ATCAGATGAGCTCCGTCACAGACTGATTCCTCTGTACAGCTATGACCCCTCTGAAGACTGGAgggacagcagcagggaggctgaggaggaggagctggtt gaaCCTCTGTACAAAGAGGGGAAGCTCGCTTTTTCACCCGGTTATGGAACAAAGCGATAA